TTATAATCCTCCTTATCCAGTGTGGTGGGCTGGGATATATGACAATTACTTCATTTTTCCTAATCTTGCTTAATAAAAAAGTTTCGCTGGAGCATCGCATGATTTTAAAGCAGGGATTGAACGTATACAATATTTCTGGTATTATGCGTTTTTTGCAGGTGACACTTCTTGTTGTACTTATAATGGAGGGGTTAGGCACTATTGCTCTTACACTTAGGTTTTTGAGAGATTTTTCTTTTTGGAGAGCTCTTACTATGGGGGCGTTTCACTCTGTTTCCGCATTTTGTAATGCAGGATTTGATATTATGGGAGGGTTTCAAAGTTTTCAAGGGTATACAAATGATCTTACACTTAATCTGACTGTTATGATTCTTATTGTAACAGGTGGGATTGGATTCTATGTACTGTGGAGATTGCTTCATCCTCACGATAGAGGATTGACTTTTCATGTAAAAATAGTACTGAGAATAACTTTATTTCTTATTCTTGCTGGTGCTGGACTTTTTTTACTATTTGAATGGCGTAATCCTAACAGCATAGCAAATTTTTCTTTGCGTGGTAAGTTGCTTGCAGCTTTTTTCCAATCTATTACCCCACGTACAGCAGGATTCAGTACAGTGGCTATAAAAAATCTTAATCAGTCTACTCAGTTTATCTTGACATGGTTTATGCTTATAGGAGGTTCTCCTGGAGGTACAGCAGGTGGAATAAAAACTACGACATTTATTGTTATTACTGGATTAGTTGTTTATTCCATAAGAAGAAAAGGAAACGTGGTTATAGGTAAGA
The genomic region above belongs to Caldisericota bacterium and contains:
- a CDS encoding potassium transporter TrkG; this encodes MRKKITPPRFIVLSFLALIIAGGILLIFPFASSSHQFTNPLITFFTSTSATCVTGLVVVDTGTYWSGWGQFIIILLIQCGGLGYMTITSFFLILLNKKVSLEHRMILKQGLNVYNISGIMRFLQVTLLVVLIMEGLGTIALTLRFLRDFSFWRALTMGAFHSVSAFCNAGFDIMGGFQSFQGYTNDLTLNLTVMILIVTGGIGFYVLWRLLHPHDRGLTFHVKIVLRITLFLILAGAGLFLLFEWRNPNSIANFSLRGKLLAAFFQSITPRTAGFSTVAIKNLNQSTQFILTWFMLIGGSPGGTAGGIKTTTFIVITGLVVYSIRRKGNVVIGKRTIKKGTLMRAVFVFGFAIFVIAIATLVILFVQGGEFTFLQVLFEVISAFGTVGLSTGITTHLSSISRFVIIVTMFVGRIGSMSLVISMMGRRKTPHIGYPEEDIAIG